cttccactcccagtgtatacaatctatgctgccaagcatgcCTGGAAAGCCTCTAGATGCGTTGGTCGTCAACAATCTCTCTGTATCAGCGGCAGTTGGCTGCCTCAAGTACTCAGAGCCAAAACACTGCCACCATGGCCTGGCAGAACTTGTACATTGACATCAGACATGTGGTCTCACTCATACGCACATACTCATCCACCAGATCGCTTGAAATTCCATATGCAAGTATGTGGATGGCCGCGGTGCATTTCTGGTAAGAGGAGAATCCAAGCTTGCCAAGGGCATCCGTCTTGCATTCGAAGTATGGGTCATTAGCAACCACTCCCTCCCGGATACCATTGAACAGATGCCTTGCCATACGAAAACAGCGACGGAATTTATCCGGCTTGAAGAGCAGGGTGTTGGCAAAGTAATCGGCATAGAGCAGGGCGTGGCCTCTCTCCCTGTTGCGTTTCAGGTTGGGAGCATGCCAGGGCGTGACCCCTGTACCGAGGAAGCTGCCGCTCAATGTGGTCGTGAACGACCAGTGCAGCCACCACAAGATCTTCACCATCCGACGACGAATCGTCCGATGAATAAATGAAGTGGTGGAAGAAAAATTCATCTCCACTGTCCATACCTTTGTGGGCAAAGTGTCGAGCACCTTGTGGTCGTGGTGGCAAAGAGGCCGCGATGATCACCTCGATGCTGTAGGGGTGGTTGGCGGCCGGCTACTGGCCGCTCTGGAGCACTCGTCGGAAGCTGCCGTGGCCGCCGTGGTACGTCGCCGGCGGTCGTATCCCCTCTGCCACTGGCTACGACGGCGACGGCCAAATCTCCTCCAATCGATGGCCAAAACTACAGCGAAAGCGCTGGCGTGGTGGCGGCCATGTCGAGACGTGGTTTGGTATGGACGGCCCGGGGGTGCGATGAGGAGGCGGCCGGAGAATAGTGGCGGCGCCGGCGGTGTGGTGGGGCGGGAAGAGGGGGTGGAGGCGAAGGGACTGCTAGTGTCCCCGACAGGCGGGCCACGGGGGGACAAGGGCGTGCAGCGAGCCCGTCCGCGCGATGTCCGTTTCACCCCAAACTCGGCACAAGTTTGGGCCAGGGATGGGTCGAAAGCGGACGAAAAACGGACAAAAGTCAGTTTGCTCCCGCACGCTGGGCCGTCTGGTTCGTCCGTTTTACCCCAAACAGACGCACCCGGACAGgatggggtcgcgcggtggagttggcctaataCTCCTCGGAGTCTCCCCCCTCAGGATGCCTTCATCTTCATGAGGAGCTATCTCCAATGAAGGAATCCACAAGGAGCTATCGTTTGAGTTCTATCTTAGCTTACCTATTTCAATGGAGGAATCCCATAAAGGAAGAACGCATGCTATAGTGAAAATCATAAGAAAAGATACTTTCCATAATTAATCTGATCCTTCCATCCGAAGCTAGATGATGCTTTGCATAAATGAATGGGTTTTTTGTTTTACAGAAATGAGTAATACAAGGAAAAAGTATCGAATTGGTTTAAATTATTTAAGTTATTTTATATACATTGGCTTTTGTTTTATGCGGAGACTAACAAAAAAATCTACAGAAAATCAAGCAGGTATGGGGGAGAAGAAACCAAGGAAGATGCAAGGCGAACCTACTCTAATTTGATTAGAGATAGTTAATCATATGTACGTGGGGTTTAGACCAAACGAAAGTATTCACATTTATAAACATCTCCACATCGATGGAACTGTTTGCTAGCGAAATGAATGATGTCATTAGAGTGGTGGATGCAGTGATGTGCGACAAGTCCATACTGCGTGCATTAAGCGTATTGATTACCATTGTTGGTGGCCGGCATATGCTGGGAATCTAATGCTAACACACCTCTGCTGATTCCAGCACTTTCCTCATGGGAGATAAAAAAGGGGTTAAAATAGAAGACAGTTCCTCGGTTGCGTACGAGTATGCATGAGGATGATGGGAACCTTTTTCATGTATTATTGGACGGGTCACTCTCATATGAGTTATAAAATCACTGAACAGATCTCACATTTTGGGGTTGCTGTATGCACAAAATATCAGCAGTATCATAGCTTGGTGACTGATGTGAGATCAGGGTGTTATGCTAAAATCAATTAGGGATTCTAAAACTGAAATGTGCTACCTCAGATTTGAAAAAAGCTCGACTGACACATACTTCCACCTTGCACTCTCCTTATTCCAGTCGCTTCGGAAATGATAGGTGGCTTGCCAAAGGACTAGTGATGTCACTCCCACCAACCATAGAAAAGAGTCTTTTATACAGCCACACCTTTAATTAAGGCTACGGGATAGTAGAGAGTATCATACATACGATATCAATGATACTGCCTCAATAATGCATAATATTATAGGTTGGTACCGAAAAAAATCTTATTTCATGCATGACACATAATAACACATATTTTATTATGATGTGGTATCATAATATGATACTCGATCATGTTTTTTTAATTTAATTCTATATCAACTCATCAAAATTGCTTAGTTGGCAAGTGCAGGGACACGGATGTCACTGGTACCCACTTTTTATTTTGGCTTTCGACTTTTAATGTTTTATATCTTTTCAAAGAAAATCCGAATTAAGTTCGGTTCAAATAAGATCCATTTTGAATATATTTTGATGACTTTTAAAAATATGTGTTAAGTTTCAACGTTGAAACTTAATACGAGCGACCGATAAAACTTAATTATTTTGTGTCTACGGTCGACAGAAAAAATTGCTTGAAATTATATCTCTGAAACTCTAGACAGCTTAAGATGCAAAAACCGTAAGTTCCATCATTGAAACTTCAAAGTTTTTGAGAGATTTTCGGCTTGTGCAAAACTCTAAAACTGTGTCCACCTTTATATGCTACTCCCCCATTCTAAAATAAGTGTCTTAAGCTTAGTACCAGCTGCTCGAACGTGCGGAAGCATCGCAAGACTGGAGCCTTCCGGGAGCAACTTTGCTCTCTTCAGGCGGGTGTGCCGCGACGACGCACTCGCTTGGGGCGTTCGTATGACCGTTGCCCAGCGTAACCATGCGCACGCCTGAGTGCAGTCCTTTAGTTGACTGGCTATATCTCCCGTTGCTTTCTCTTCTTATGCCTCGTCCTTATTGTAAACATCTATGCTCGTTTAGGAGGTTTTTGCAATGGAAATTTAGGTAGGGAATGCCCTAGGGTGACCATTctcaaaaagaaaaggaaaacctCTCCTATGCAAACCTTATGTTGTTGATGATAGATTCCACATTTTGTCAAAGGTTCTAGAGTATCTCTGAGTAATATATACAACATGACATGCGGCTGAAGTTGCTGCTCTCTCATCAATTGACGAACGCAGAAATAACTCTGAGATAATAATTTTTACAAGTCACGTCCTTTGTTTTTATGAACAAGATAGGCGCTCTTCCGACACGAGATTATTTTTTTGGATGAACAGTTCATCAAAGTATTTGCATATTAAGTTACGAACGAGGGATATGTTGGAAATCAGAACGTGGGTCGTTCGCCCGGCGCATCTCCCGCGAGAGGCCGGGTGAACCCTCGCCGCCACCTCTCCAGCCCCCACCCCCGTTCCCTCCCCTCGCTGTCGCCCGAAAgcgccgccgggcaaagcccgaCCGGCATAGGCGGCGGCGGGGTCTTCTCTTCCTCCTTCTATGGCTGTGGCAGGTCGTGAGGCGGGGCGTGGCCGCTCGGCGAGGACAGCGTGCTGTGGCGTGGGGCACGGTGGCAGCAACCGACATGCGATGGTGCGGCGGAGCGGCGACAGCTGTGGGGCGGCGGGGCAGGTATGCTGCGGTGCTGCTGGCCATGATGCCTGGCTTGGATGCGAGGGTCCTCCAGGGCGGCTCGGTGGAGCTCCAGATCTGGCGGACGGTCGGGCAGCATGGACCGGCGGCGGTGGCCTTTCTGGAGGTTGACGTCAGTGGTGGTGGTCTCGTTGTGTGTGCTTGGTCTGAACTGACGCGTTGAGCTCGACAGGCGGCGCTGGATGGGTGCAACGGTTCGGCGTGGCTGTTGTTCCGTCCATAGGCGGCGTGATGTGGTATTGCCCTCTGGGCACGGTGGCCTCCTTTTGGCGTGCAGGCTACACGACAGCTCAGCGGGTCAGCTACGGCGACGGCTGCCGTGTTGCGGTGTTGGCTTGACCATAGGCGGCCCGTTTGGGCCTTCGATCCCGCTCCTTCAGGTCCAGGTTCTGCATTCGTCGAAGGGTTGGTCCTTTCCCAGACGATGTCCACTGTTGAGGGATGAGTCCGCGGCCAAAGGTGGCCACAGAATCATCCTGGCCTCCCATCTGGTGGTGGAGCCACCGGGAAGCTCATCCCATCCCCGGAGCGGCATGACAGGGTGGGGGGGCCAGATCTAGATGGCTCAGGTGGGTCTTGCCGCTGGGGGCCGCCCatggtgatagaggcaaaggtgtcccgatgtttcgatgagatggtggctatcgttttttGTGGGAGTCGgccttgacgatccgactacgaacgtgcgagacgtcgcgccttagcaatcgctaaaccaacttccgagggttattgaccacgccggagcacgatcaacctgaccacgagggcctgtttcctgcgagcaaacgaagaacaagcaagaaactaagattgcaatctggatattgcgaatataagaggaaagctttattaatgaaggtggggttctgtgacgccttggtctggtcgttgaacacaaacgaagtacgcgaagttgcaggtatggcgaacttttaatctaaacaaaacccaaagtctaaacggtgccctaagggctgtatatatggaggaagaggggggaatttcgtggcccttggggaaggggtccgaaaccaaccctatctcttgtttccccacacgtacggactctaaaaacaacctatacttatgtatttcgaaattacatgggcctggcccaataataagatgacgcaacacctagaatagcctctggacgaagtttatgaagtggcatcttgtatatttcgtccaaggcttcatgcactcattatggtggcttcaaagtcctgaaatcatcacttgtaactccgttcttgttccccttgcgcatgccatcaattccatgcttgttcttgctccaatgttcatccctcttatccatgccaggcccttcatttttaagaaaaacaaatgtatccaatttaggcagcatcatattctcatgaacattagaatcattaccaagaaacgaaagtacctgataacttaattggcgtgcgcgagctctagtaattggtccagtatatgtagtattaggggctgtgggtgtaacaatggtattgatgtccttatcatcctccccttcttgaaatgaagtcgtcctcgacggaagctcatcttcctcacccaaataaggcttcaaatctgcaatgttaaaagtgggactaaccccaaaatctgcaggcagctcaagtttatatgcattatcatttattttatctaacaccttaaaaggaccatcagcacgtggcattagctttgatttgcgcaaattaggaaacctatccttacgcaaatgtaaccaaacaagatctccaggggtaaagacaacatgttttctacccttatctccagcaagtttatatttagcattcatacgctcaatgttgtccttagttaactcatgcatttttaagatcaattcagcacgttgtttagcatcaaaattaaccttctccgaagatggaagaggcaacaaatcaatgggtgcacgaggtaggaaaccatacacaatttcaaaagggcacatcttagtagtagaatgcaacgaacgattataagcaaattcaatatgaggcaagcattcttcccacattttcttattattcttcaaaacagccctaagcatagtagacaatgttctattgattacttcagtttgaccatcagtttgggggtgacaagtagtactaaaagcagtttagtccccaactttgcccataaacatctccaaaagtggctaagaaatttagtatcaccatctgaaacaatagtatttggcacaccatgcaagcgaataatttcatgaaagaacaaatcagcaacattaacagcatcatcgcttttatgacatggtataaagtgtgccattttcgagaatctatgcacgacaacaaatatgctatccctccccttctttgttcgaggtaaacctaaaaaaaagtccatagatatatcctcccaaggaacactaggtacaggcaaaggcatatataaaccatgaggattgagtcgtgacttagctttttgacatgtagcgcagcgagcaacaaaacgctcaacatcccgtctcatctttggccaaaagaaatgtgtagcaagtacgtcctccgtcttcttcacgccaaagtgtcccattaatcctcctccatgcgcttcctgcaacaacaaaagacgaacagagctagcaggaatgcatagcttgttatcACGGAACACAAAGCCATCATTAATAACGAACTTGCTCCATGTTCTTctttctttacaattctgcattacatctttaaaatcagcatcatgcacatattgatctttgatggtctccaaaccaaatattttgaagtcaagttgtgaaagcatagtatagcgatgAGACAaagcatcagcaataacattttctttacccttcttgtgtttaatgacataagggaaagtctcaatgaattcaacccatttagcatgtctacgattcagtttagcttgacttttaatatgtttcaaagattcatgatcagaatgtataacaaattgtttgggccataaataatgtagccatgtctctaaagtccgaacaagagcatataattctttaccataagtagaatagttcagactaggcccactcaatttttcagaaaagtatgcaacaggtttgccatcttgtaataacacacctcctaatccaattccactagcatcacattcaagctcaaaagtcttattaaaatcaggaagttggagtaaaggagcatgtgtcaacttatctttcaataccgtgaaggcttcttcctgtgcggtaccccaaacaaaaggcacatccttcttt
The Aegilops tauschii subsp. strangulata cultivar AL8/78 chromosome 3, Aet v6.0, whole genome shotgun sequence genome window above contains:
- the LOC141042882 gene encoding uncharacterized protein, with product MVKILWWLHWSFTTTLSGSFLGTGVTPWHAPNLKRNRERGHALLYADYFANTLLFKPDKFRRCFRMARHLFNGIREGVVANDPYFECKTDALGKLGFSSYQKCTAAIHILAYGISSDLVDEYVRMSETTCLMSMYKFCQAMVAVFWL